In the Ornithodoros turicata isolate Travis chromosome 5, ASM3712646v1, whole genome shotgun sequence genome, AGTCGAAACTACGACCTACCACCGGGCAGAGGAAAATCGACCAAGGTAACACCAGTTCCCGTACCACGAACCTTCGAGATTACAGCGACCGTGTCGTTTTGCACCCAGAGCCACCATTTGGGGGCTAGGCCCTGTTTATTGCTTATTGGATTCCTGTAATACCTTGTACTCAAGTGTACGATAAGAATTTAGAACAAGCATTGCATGTTCCACGGGATACGTTCTTGCGAAGCTTCTTGATCTGTCTGCTACGCTTTCTAGCAGACGACGTgccgttgctgtcgtctgctacggcagcGTGGCCGCTTCTGACGTTCAAATTCAAATTTCAAGTATGCAATCATGAcggaccggcctcggtggatgAATTGGTAGCGTGTTATCAATTATCAATCATTATGGAGATACCGCCCCTGAATATGACTTGCAGAACTTTGTTTCTTTCAGCAAGCGAAATCCTCCAGCCAAAGCAGTTCACGTTGAACCCGAAGAGCCACGACAATTCGAAGATGAAACCAGTCAAGACGAACAGCCAGCAAAGGCAGCCGAAGAGAGCGCTACCACCGTTGAAAGTGACGAGGTAAAGGCCAAGCCCGCAAAGGCGGCAAAGAAAGTCACCACCAAGAAGGCCAAGAAGGGCCCGGGGTGCCCGTGAACACGCTGCGGACACACTAACTTCCTCAACGCGAGCCCCACATCCCCGTCAGTCCCCTTTACCACGACCACCACAAAGTAGTGTCACGCGTGTAGTTCACTAAGGCCACTAGCTAGCCACGACACAGGGCcaagggttccgcgttttccgCTACGTATTCAAGCATCTGGACACCAGCACTTTTCCGTATCAAGCAGTACAGGTCATTTTTCTGAGCTCCTTCTTAGGCATGGAAGTGAACCAGAGCTTCACCCATGACCCTGTCCTGGTCAGCATTGCGGGTATCACTTAGACGTGGAAACCGCGCAAGACTTCCATGTCCCTGGAGGATCAGGGGCCATGTAACGACTGTAGAGCAAAATTCTTCGTGTTGAACGATTGgagtgtttgtgtgtttttatgTGCAGTAGCAGCACAAAAATTACACCTTCGGGTACGCCAAAGAGTTGGCCGTTCAGGGAAactgaaaacgcggaaccctagttgTAGCTTCACCACACACATCATGGCAAAGGACATCCATCCGTGGGCCGGCTTCGAATCCGAGAACCACAGCTCACCGTTCACACCTCACCACCACCGCCCTGTGATACGTAACGCCTGGTGCCCTGGCCGAGGGAGAGTTTCGCGAACATAAGACATACAACACTCACTGTAAGTGCGGAGGCCGAGAGAAcacttcctttcttctttccctGCCAGGGTCACAACAACCCTTATATGAGAAACACATCTCGTGTAAAAAAAGATGAGAACGTGTCGAAAATAAACGAAAGCTCGTTCGGTCTCAAAGTGAAGTcatcagtcttttttttttaggtgtcCACGAACCAGGGATCGAAGTTGTAGTGTAGCAGGAAAGAAGGAGAACATTGATGTTGGCAAGTGTCACAGATTGAAATGTATCGGATTTTTAGTGCTGGGAGTTAGAAACATAGATTTGGCAAATGCTGCTCCTGACAAGATTTCAGATACGTTTTAGgaagcactgttttcatctaaGTTGTCATTGACAATGGCAAATATGAAGGAATAGTTGTCAACCTTTGAATATGCACTGCCTCTGAATATGTTCGATCACCAACTGTTTTGAAAGCAGTCGAAAAGTGGAACATACAGCAATTAGTATGTAAAGGCACATTGAAGCACTTCTGgtcagaagccgccgatatttccaaGAGAGATTATTCTACTGGGCCCTGtagaacagtccctgttcgaaatataggCAGCACCGGATTTGAGGCTTTGCATTTCGTTTGGAAGCAGAATAGCTTGTTGTGGTCACAGTCATGTGGTCAGGCACCGATGGTGCCAGCAGAGTACTGGTCGTCGGGATGCCTCAGTGCACGTTCCCCCGAATTTAGAATGGGTCAAAGCCTTTCTGAAGGAGGATCACTTAAAGACTTTGCTTCTATCCTTGGTTACAAAATGACACGTACATGCTCAAACGGGCACGACGGTAGACTTTCATGATAGCCTAGCTCTGGGCTTTCATTCACACTGCCCTAGGAAAACGAGAGAGCGCCAGTAAATCCCCCTGATTTTGTTGGGAAAACGGGGAATCGTGTACCCTGTAGGATTTCAGTGCCCGTTCTGGTGTTACCATTTTCCTAGAGCAGTGATTTTCAACTCTGGTACCAATGGCCCATTGCTAGTCTCTCCACAAATCTCCACCATGATCATCACTATCCATGTCATCTTCacaggacttttttttttttacttaactGCAACAGCTGTTTTTTCTTTATAACCTGCTACGTCACGCGCACAATATGATCTCTCCTACGAGGCCCAGcggttgagaagcactgctctagaCAGCATTGTTGGCAAAGCTAACCGAAGCCCCCCTGACAACCACAGGAAACTGAAGACGTCACTGGAGACAGTGGTGAAGCTGAAGAAGATGAGGAGACTAAAGAAGCAGTAGAAGAGGCAAGCGAAGAAGAGTCAGAAGCAGAGGCAGgtgaaaaagaggaagaagcagAAGGAGAATCTGATGTTGAGGAGGTGCTCAGGGCtgaagaggaagaggaaggagAATCTGATGTTGAGGAGGTGCTCGGGGCTGAAGAGGAGGATGAAGAATCTGATGCCCTGGAGGTGTCAGGGggtgaagaggaggaagaaggaGAATCTGACCTCGCGGAGGTGTCAGGGGGCGAAGAGGAAGAGGGTGAAGTAGAGGAGGGTGAGGAAGAAGAGGGTGAGGAAGAAGAGGGTGAAGTAGATGAGGGTGAGGAAGAAGagggtgaagaagaagaacctgACGTTGAGGTGTTGGGGGGTGAAAAGGAGGGGGAAGGAGAATCTGACGTTGAGGAGGGGTCAGAGGGTGAAGAGGAAGAGGCAGACGAAGTAGAAGAGGATCAAGAGGCAGTTAAGGAAGATGAAGCAGAGAGCGAAGAGGAGGGCACTACAAGAGTGAGAAGGGATGTGGGAAGAGAAAAATATGTCGAGGAAGAAGAGAGCGAGGAAGGGGAAGCTGCTGAGAGTGAACACGAAGTTGATGAAAGGGTAGGTGAAAGCGATGAGGAGACAGAAGGCATGGGAGCTGAGGGAAGCGAGGAGGAAGGTGAAGTTGAAGAAGCAGATGAAGGTGAAGATGAAGGAGCAAGTGAAGAGGAAGAAAGAGAGGAAAGTGATGAGGAACCAGGTGAGGAAGCAATAGGGGAAGAGGAACTAGAGCTGGTGAAGACAGAGCAGGAGAGAGATGAACTGGATGAATCCGAGGCAGAACCGGAAGGGACAAGAGTTGGGAGTGAAGGCGCGGAGGAAAGTGAAGAGGAGGAACAGGGAGTAGAGGAagatgaagaagaggaagaagatgaAGAGGCAACTGAAGGTGAGCATGCAGAGGAGAGTGAAGGTGAGGAGGACGAAATGGGAGAAATAAAGGAGACAGATGAAGCAAGCGAGGCTGAAGAAAGTGAGGAAGAAGAGGATCACGAGGAGGTTGAAGAAAAAATAGAAGAGGGCAAAGCGGAAGGTGAAACTGAGGTAACGGACCAAGAAGAGCAAGAAAGAGAGGATGCTGCTGTACTAGAAATGTCAGAGAAAGAAGAGGAACTAGGGAAGGTGGACGAAGATGCTGACATTGCTGCagaggaagaagaggaggaagaagaggaggaggagccaGAGATCTTGCCTTCAGGTCAACGTTCACGGAAGCATATTGGTGCTATCCTCGGCTACAAGGACATAGGTACTGAGGGAGACAAAGAGGAAGATCGCCTCATCCAAGAGATCCTGAAGGATCTAAAGAAGCTATCCATCAATGCCATACAGCCCATGGAGAACTTGTACAAGTTCAAGGATATCAGTACACGTCTGCTAGGAGGTAAAGCTGTGAAGGCATCAATGAACATCTCATTCTACGGTCCTTTATCCATTTACAGATGCAGAGATCTTCAACAAGCCTCTTGTACTGTTCCTCGGACCATGGAGCAGTGGAAAGAGCACCATTATCAACTACCTCCTTGGCACAGAGTACACTAAGGCTGGGTTGAAGACAGGTACGTTACTAACAAGTATAATTTTACCAACAGTTTACTGTGGTGTGCGATAACTGAAGCCTAACAGTAGTGCATCAATCTATTTAAAGGTCCACAACCAACAGACGTTGATTTCACAATTATTCACTACACCGAAAAACTGCAGAGAGTCAGCGGCACCGAAATGGCAGCGCACTGGGCCTTCTCAGGCGTGCAGAAGTTTGGTCAGCGATTCCTCGATCATTTCAAGGGGATTGGCATGCCACATCCATTACTGCAAAAGGTACTGAGACATTACCCCTTGATGACAGCATTTCACTAACAAATTCAACCTGCGCCCTCCAGGTTACGATCGTCGACACCCCGGGCATCCTGGAGAAACGCCGCGTGGCCTACCCGCTCAACGACGTCTTCCAGTGGTTCATTGACCGTGCCGATGCCATCTACTTCGTCTTCGACCCGAGCAAGCTCGAAATAGGCGAAGAGACGACGGCTCTCCTCGACCAGATCAAGGGTCGCGAATCGCAGACGCGCTTTTTGCTGAACAAGGCCGACTTCGTTCAGCCCCACGACATCATGAGGGTTACGGGCCAGCTCCTGTGGAACGTGTCGCCGCTTCTCGGCAGCACGGAGGCCCCCATCATCTACACGGTCTCTCTCACTTCGCGGCCGTTCCACAAAGGCACTCCCGCGAGATTCTTCCTGGAgcaggaacgagccttcctGGAACACCTCCGGGAGATCATGGACGAGAGGGTGGAGAACACGATATCCTTCGCCCGCAGGCACGCCGTCCGCGTTCGCAACCACGCCAAGCTGGTCGACTGCTACCTCAGCACGTTCTACAAGCAGAAGGGCATCTTTGGCAGCAAGAAGAAAGTGGCCGAACAGATCACGAAGGAGCCCCAGAAGTACCACATTTTCGAAGGGCTCAGCAAGCTGACCAACGTGAGCCGGTACGACCTGCCCGACCCGCAGCTGTACTACAAGTTCTTCAAGCTCAACACCCTGTACGAGTTCAAGCAACTTTCCGAGACGTGCAGTTACTTTAAAGGGTGCCCGCTCGACAAGCTGGACATGGCTATCGCGTACGACCTGCCGCAACTGCTCGGAAAGTACAACGAGAAGACTAAGATCAGGCGAGACCACGACGGTGTGCCAAGCGACGAATCGCCGGTGCCGACGTCGGAAGAAAGGAGTTGATGTCGTTTCCCAGCCTACGACATTGCCTTTTGAGGGAAGACGattgccaaaaagaaaaaaaaaagaaaggatacACAGAGCTGGAAGTTTCTGAGGAATGGATGTTACTTCACCGTGCTCAAGAAAAGAGGGGTGGAAAAATTCGGTCGTTTTGTAACAAAGTGTTGTCAGTTAACCAAGCATTAAATAAAAGGAATGCAACGTCAACCTCTCAGCTCAAGGGCATCCAATCGGGAAAGGAAGACATTCCAGTGAATGCACCAAGTATTGCGGCGCTTTTCTGGCTTCCGTCGTTAACTGACAACACTTGGAAAATGAAAGCTGTGCCTAGAAAGGTAGAAAGACTATCCCGTTGCACCAAGTCCTCGCTTTGCTTTTTTCGTGAACAAAAGGAAGTCCCTCGGGAAGATTCCTCGAAGGTTCCTCGAAGGTCCAGGACGTTCCTCAGGAGACTCAGAGTGACATGGGTCTGTTCCGTCGGGAACCAATAATCTGCGGAAGTTCCTTCGTTTGGGAGTTGTAATGTTGCTCAACCATGACTACCAGCCAGCACCGGTGACAGAAGATTTTGATGAACgacagtttttgtttgtttgtttgtttgtttttcatagTCAGTACAAGTGAGAGCAATGATATTTCGATGATACAGACTTTTTTCGAGCTCAGTCACACGACACACGCATTTGCATCATGCTTTGAACCTTTTCAGTGCTGTTCTTTAAAAAGCACacactactttttttttactatgtTTTACGCAACTTAGCATTAGTTTTTCACAACATGCAGACTTCAGTGAGGTAGGTCAGACACAACGCTAATGTAAACGCTAGCAAGAACACCTTTCCCACCACCAAGACTGAGTGTGCCCTGGCCCATGTGCTCTTAGTATGTGATAGACAAAATAAATTGTTCCCATGTTTTTCAACACCTTTCTTGTCGTCTTCCTCTTTCTGTGCAAAGCATGATGAGACAATGCATAGCATGCAACAACAGTAAAGAAATTTATGCGCCGCATAAAGCTACACAGCCAAAGAAAATGTCAGTTGCAAACGACGGCAACAACAATAATCCATAATGTATTAGGACTCTCATTATGCTAGCGTATATATGCATCTATTTCTTACTCCTTTGTTACTCAAAAATTAACAAACTTGTAAAACACATGTATGGGCCCAATAACTTTGATTCTGCACTTTTCTTCTTATTACCATTTGACGCGGCTGTTTTTTACTGTACGTCTACCATATCAAGGTCTTGCAGTTTGTGCTTGACCGAAAGCCAAAAGATTTTGGCAGTAAGTGAATGTCATTTTCACATAGTGTCATTACACGGTGGTGGAATTGCTTTTCATAGCAGCTTTTGTTGCAGGAAAAATGCAGTTTGGCAGCAGGTTTCGCCATTTTTAGAGCAGAGCATGCAGAGCCCTAGTTCTGTCGCGAAGAGGAGAATAACGGTGGTTGTTTTGCCGGCACCATCCTGGAGTGGTACATAGACGTCCTGACAGGATCCATGCAGAGGACTACCACCTCTACAAGTATATAATGCTATTAGAAGCCAATTTCGCCTGCCCTAAAACAGAAGCCTGGAGCCCTTCAGGTGTCAACTCGGACATTGCGGCTTCTGTGTTGGCAGCGATCCCTATGCTTTTTTTCCAGTTTATGTCTACGGGCCTCAATGGCACACTGGACTTGTCGCAGTAAACTtctgcacacacacacgaaaaaaaaaaaaaaaaactatgcagGATCATTTTTACGAGGTTTTCCATTTGGGAGAAAAGCATGTGCAGCAGAAGCTCAGCGCCGGAACAGAGTCGGGAATCACACAAAAAATCCAGCAGAATTGCGCTGAAGAAGCGCCTTGGCCATTAACTTCTTGTCATTCAAGGACTGTCTCAGATGATTGTATAGCACACCCGATAGAGACCTCCTGCCAGGCAGTGGTCTATGCCTGGAAACTGCTGTGGTTTCAGCACTGGTTTCAGCGCCAGAAACTGCTGGATCAAGAGCCGGACCAAGCGTCAGCCAGCGCGAAGTCACGTGGCGAAGAAAGACGATTTGAAGTGCACCAATTGCATTCTGACTGGACTTCAAACGCTCACTCTGTTGACGCCGAGCTCTTGAAGCAGTGACAACAATTGAGAGCTTCCACATGGCCAGACACAACAAGTCCACGGCCTAAAGAATTATACGCCTTATGGAAAGAGCAAGAGGACTGGAATGCAGTTGTTCTTTGAGTCTAAGACAGGTATGACGTCCTCAAAaatgacagcaaagaaaaaaaaaaaaaggtaggaaAACAGACAAAACGAAGCACCGCCTTGTAGCGGTGTCCTCACTGAAGGTTAGTTTACTTCAGCCCTCAAACTTTCATATTATTATATCGAGTTTCAATGAGACTAGCAAATGGGAATGTAGTTTAGATCATCGGGCTACAAGCGGGCCCCAGCCTAGCTGCTAGTGTCGGCGTCACCCAGGCAATTGTGGTGGCAAACAATGTGATGGTGCTTTGTCCATATTTTGCCAACCTGAGGGAGGTTAAATGTGTTGAACTCTCAGCACACAGAACCCAGTACTTAATGCTCCTTGTAGATGACGATGCAGTTATGAGACTTGTACTAAGCTATGAAGTCGCTCGTATCTCGTAGTTGATCGTATCGTATGGCACATAGAGCAGTGTTGGAGTGTTCAATTAGCCAATTCTATAGCAATAAAGGTTACTAAATTGCAGACATGCTTCACATGTCTCAGCTATGTATGCAGAGTTTCGAAACAATCGGCGCGTAGTTTGTTCGTAATAGACCGAACAGGTCAAAACTGACGAGAAGACAACGGGTACAGTTGTACTAAGCATATTCATTCACACAGCAAAAGGCAGCGACCCCTTGGAAGCGTAAAAGGTAAAAGAGAAACACTTACATTGGGTGTGACTTCCTTTAGCCACTCGTTGGCTTCGTCCGTGTAGTCCAACTTGCAAGCCGTAGCCAAGTCGTGAGCCGCTTCCTCCCAATTTCCGAGAAGCCTGCAGGAGAGCGCAGCGGCAACCCGTGTGAGAAAGGACAGCTACGAAAAATGATAACGATAACTTGAACTACGTAATGCTGGATGGCGTACCTATTGGCTCGACCTCGAATCTTGTAGGCCAACGCCTGGTCAGGGTTGAGCTCAAGGGCCTTGTTGGCATCACGTATGGCAGCATTGGGCTTTTGTAACTTCAACAGCACGCTGAAAAAGGACAACGTACAATACTAgtaaccagagttcgaggtaacttgttactgtagctaagttcttttttttggtaactggtaacttaactcggtacttctgCGCcgaggtaactttcagaggaactcgttcctctttcaggtaactttgccaaagtaacttaaactaagttccaagttacttttaattcgcttttcgctcacgtccacatattttcttgctttctctcagGTTCTTCCACGGCATTTTATGCCGCcgaacgtgatattcaatcaatgacagtgttctattcaggaagtaagaaccgctgtcattgaaatgaagctgagccACCGTGCACCCACgtggagtaagatgcaaagcgttcgaactgTTGGACATAAAAACGAAAACTATCTAagcatgttgcactcctccgcaggcaacacAAGGtttaactcaactgctcacgcgcgctgcacctgtgtagtgctattttgtgtcctaagtaacttggaagtaactcgttctttttcttcaagtaactccgtaactgcgagttacattccaggatgaagaacttcgttattaacttggttacatttttcacacggcaacttaacttgtaacaagttctgacgggcaacttctcgatctatgctacTAACTGCCTGCTAAGTAAGGTTGTTATTCTAGGCGTGCCCACCAGGCAGCACCTCCGCGGCTACCTttggagtcacctgaaggtTTCAAAAACAATCGTGAAGGGTTTCCATTGTTCACCAGGTTGTTTACCGACAAGctcatgaaaaataaatgtcgTAATGGACGTTAGTGTGCAAAATGCTACATAGCTGTAACGTGAAGCAAGAGAAGAGCGCAGTGAAcgcgttaagtaggcgccccttTTGGCACACTCAAACAGGGAGTACGAGCAGGGCCATATGTTTCGGGGTTTAAACCtgtttttaccccccgatttgCATCGGCATCACCTAAGGTAAAACCCGAAGAAGCCCGAAAATTTACTTGCCAAAGTGTATTGGAGAACGCTGAGCACCGCACATTCAACAATGGCTGCTCCACATCGTGTTCATGTAAAGTTCGTGAAGAACTGATCGTTTATTTTCCACTGTTGCTTCCGCTATCATATTACCGTATTTACGGCTCCTGAAGTAGTACTACTCAATTTTACTCTACTACTACTCAAACGGATGATTGAGTTTTCATGCATGCAGGACCCAAAACATCGAGTACCAAATTACTAGACTGCAAGGAAGGGGGGCTTACTTTGCACGTTTGGCAAACAGTACTGCCGACGTGGGGTTCTTGAGGATTGCTTCTGTCCAGACCTTGACTGATTCTTCCAACTTGCCTGTTGCAACAACAGTAGGCCTCAACATGCTGAAGCACGCGTCTACATTGTCATCATCGCAGTAACACTTGTTCCGCAATAATGCGGGTCCTGGTTTCAATAACGAAGTTGTGTCGGACACTTGGACGCAATTTAACGCTTACCGTCGTTCTGCAATTCCATGGCCTGCGCCCTTTTCTCGCTGCTCTCATCCATCATTTCTTCCGTGACCTGACAAGGTTATGCTGGTTGAGTTAGTTGTTCAGCGAGAGTCGTTGGAAGCAagtggtaactcgttactgtaactaagttcctttttgtggtagcttgtaacttaactcgttacttttgcgccgtggtaactttcagagaaactagtttctttttcaggtagccttgccaaagtaacttaagctaagttccaagttacttttaattcgttTTTTCAGtcacatccacatattttcttgatttcctcgctttctctccggttctttcgtggcattttatgccacagaaacgtgatattcaatcaatgacggtattctattcaggaaaatgaagctgaaccaatgcgcgcccacagggagcaagatgcaaagcgttcgaattgttggacacaATCGAAAACCATCTacgcgtgttgcactcctccgcagacaACTCAAGGTCGGTGGAACTGAACTGTTCACGTGCGCTGCACCTCTGtgatgctattttgtgtccgaagtaactttgaagtaactcgttctctttttttaaagtaactccgtaactgcgagttacatttcaggttgacgaacttcgttattaacttagttacatttttcacacggtaacttaactcgtaacgagttctttttttaaagtaactccgtaactgcgagttacatttcaggttgatgaacttcgttattaacttagttacacgGTAACTTATCTCGTaaagagttctttttgacgggtaacttctcgatctatgcatCTGAAAGCCTTTTACCCCAGAGTATATTTAACTGCCACACTTGACTGTGAGATGGCACACGCGTTTTATTTACATTCCCTCATTTTAAAACCCCCATTTACACCTCGAACATTAAAAGTTCCATTACATTCCAAACGTACATTCCATTACCCCCCCAATTTCCCATTCCCCAAACATATTTCCATTACCCCCATACATTTAAAACCCCCATTTACACCTCGAACATTAAAAGTTCCATTACATTCCAAATATTAAAAAGCTttgtgttcttggacacctctTGTGAAACACAAGGAACAAAAAGTGCTTTACTAGTTGAACTTTGAACACTTTGCGCAACTCACTTCGACACTGCTATCGCCACATTCCAAAGGCTCGTCGTCGTCCGGCTCCACGCAACCAGACCTGTCCAGCTCTGGAACGTTACGTCCAGCAAGTCAGCCGAGCAATCCGTCAAACAAACAGTACGGCTACACACTCACCGACTTCACTTTCTTCACTCTCAGGAGTCTCGATTTCAACGTCCTCGGGCGTCGTggcctcctcctcttcttcctccgtctttGGCTCCTCCTAGGATAAGCGCGGACGgaaatgtttatttatttatttatttacgatACCGTTAGCCCTTGTAAAAAGGGCCGACATGGCAGCTGTCGGGGGTACGTTGCTAGCTCACCGGTGTCATCGGATGGGCGTGCTGCGGAGGCGGAGGTATCGTGGCGCCGAGGCTGAGGAAAAAGGGAGAAATGAGTCAACGCCGCGAGCGGATGAGACGGGGTCTCACGTCACGTACCTTTCCAGGTACACCTTGAAGAACGACAGTTCCGGCTTGTGCAATATCTCTGGATTCTGTTTGCAAAGGTCAACGAAGGCCTTCAATTCCATCAGCTGTTCCTTCTCTGTTGCAACCATCGTGTCGCTGTCtcaaaagaaaaattaaaaaaatttaaaaaataaaaaaaatctgactTTAATAGTGACGAGATCGACTGATCTTTCGTGGTTCTGTAAGGTATCTGGAGGCTACATCCACAATGTAGTTAATCCGCGCGGAAGTGATATTGGAAGCGCTCGAGGTGCCAAGCACTTCCTTTTGTTGAATTTTTCTTTCGTTAAACTCTTCATTTAAGCACATTTCAAATCGTGCACTTTGTTTGCAGTACTGTGAACTGTGGTTTAAGCAATTTCTTCTGGTAGTTTCCCATCAAGTACCCAAATCGTAGTGCAAAAGAAAAACTTGAAAAAATAATGACAAATAATTTGCATTTTCTTTACAATATTAAAGCATGGGATATATCTAAGGGCAGCGGAGGAAGTCCTCGAAAATGATCTGTTGGTTTCTCTAGCTCTCATTTGCAATCATGGCTTATTAGTTCATATTGTAATCAAAGACCAGCATGACAACACTGTCCACTGGGTAAGTGGATAAATCGAGAAATAATAGTTCGCATTAGCATTTTGCCAGTGTGCTTGTAAATGATTCGATGTTTTTCACTTCATATT is a window encoding:
- the LOC135394963 gene encoding hsc70-interacting protein-like, encoding MVATEKEQLMELKAFVDLCKQNPEILHKPELSFFKVYLESLGATIPPPPQHAHPMTPEEPKTEEEEEEATTPEDVEIETPESEESEVELDRSGCVEPDDDEPLECGDSSVEVTEEMMDESSEKRAQAMELQNDGKLEESVKVWTEAILKNPTSAVLFAKRANVLLKLQKPNAAIRDANKALELNPDQALAYKIRGRANRLLGNWEEAAHDLATACKLDYTDEANEWLKEVTPNAKKLQEHKRKWERKREEKELKAREERIRKAKEEREREYQRQKEQEESGIPGGFPGFPPGGPGFPPGGMGGMGGMGGMGGLGDVLQDPEIMAAFQDPEVAAAFQDISQNPANLAKYQSNPKIKNIMAKMARKMGGGPQAPPL
- the LOC135394958 gene encoding uncharacterized protein LOC135394958 — encoded protein: MGARRPSAAILHHRRSSAHPPGKDEAAGQLDLRGVIIMAATLGVIGFFWVSEFMPTDGDVITEHTPYRLLVEDRPRGAKATREPPKPVLLTLESCAQLVNEALKEYVERRADDRVETTTYHRAEENRPSKRNPPAKAVHVEPEEPRQFEDETSQDEQPAKAAEESATTVESDEETEDVTGDSGEAEEDEETKEAVEEASEEESEAEAGEKEEEAEGESDVEEVLRAEEEEEGESDVEEVLGAEEEDEESDALEVSGGEEEEEGESDLAEVSGGEEEEGEVEEGEEEEGEEEEGEVDEGEEEEGEEEEPDVEVLGGEKEGEGESDVEEGSEGEEEEADEVEEDQEAVKEDEAESEEEGTTRVRRDVGREKYVEEEESEEGEAAESEHEVDERVGESDEETEGMGAEGSEEEGEVEEADEGEDEGASEEEEREESDEEPGEEAIGEEELELVKTEQERDELDESEAEPEGTRVGSEGAEESEEEEQGVEEDEEEEEDEEATEGEHAEESEGEEDEMGEIKETDEASEAEESEEEEDHEEVEEKIEEGKAEGETEVTDQEEQEREDAAVLEMSEKEEELGKVDEDADIAAEEEEEEEEEEEPEILPSGQRSRKHIGAILGYKDIGTEGDKEEDRLIQEILKDLKKLSINAIQPMENLYKFKDISTRLLGDAEIFNKPLVLFLGPWSSGKSTIINYLLGTEYTKAGLKTGPQPTDVDFTIIHYTEKLQRVSGTEMAAHWAFSGVQKFGQRFLDHFKGIGMPHPLLQKVTIVDTPGILEKRRVAYPLNDVFQWFIDRADAIYFVFDPSKLEIGEETTALLDQIKGRESQTRFLLNKADFVQPHDIMRVTGQLLWNVSPLLGSTEAPIIYTVSLTSRPFHKGTPARFFLEQERAFLEHLREIMDERVENTISFARRHAVRVRNHAKLVDCYLSTFYKQKGIFGSKKKVAEQITKEPQKYHIFEGLSKLTNVSRYDLPDPQLYYKFFKLNTLYEFKQLSETCSYFKGCPLDKLDMAIAYDLPQLLGKYNEKTKIRRDHDGVPSDESPVPTSEERS